Proteins encoded within one genomic window of Triticum aestivum cultivar Chinese Spring chromosome 2D, IWGSC CS RefSeq v2.1, whole genome shotgun sequence:
- the LOC123055595 gene encoding TPD1 protein homolog 1A-like: MASFSPLCALVMLLAAVGSVSLASASVADAGSLSLNSSLLASAAPPPSAVLPRKVLRPAAVGADVPHRVSLGCAGADDIAIEQGPGTTLPSGIPSYTVDIINRCSGAGRAACAISGIRVRCGWFSSVTLVDPSKFRRVAPDDCLVNDGKPLLADDTISFEYANSFQYKLYVAKATCVHPAADTSD; this comes from the exons ATGGCGTCTTTCTCGCCGCTGTGCGCTCTTGTCATGCTGCTCGCCGCGGTCGGCTCCGTCTCCCTCGCATCCGCCTCCGTCGCCGACGCAGGTAGCTTGTCTCTCAATTCTTCGCTGCTCGCATCGGCGGCTCCTCCGCCAAGCGCCGTCCTTCCCCGGAAGGTGCTTCGCCCTGCAG CCGTGGGCGCCGACGTGCCGCACCGCGTGAGCCTCGGCTGCGCCGGCGCGGACGACATCGCCATCGAGCAGGGCCCGGGGACGACGCTGCCCAGCGGGATCCCGTCCTACACGGTGGACATAATCAACCGCTGCTCCGGCGCAGGCCGCGCCGCCTGCGCCATCTCCGGCATCCGCGTGCGCTGCGGGTGGTTCAGCTCCGTCACCCTCGTCGACCCCAGCAAGTTCCGGCGGGTGGCGCCCGACGACTGCCTCGTCAACGACGGCAAGCCGCTCTTGGCTGACGACACCATCTCCTTCGAGTACGCCAACTCGTTCCAATACAAGCTCTACGTCGCCAAGGCCACCTGCGTCCACCCCGCCGCGGATACCTCCGACTAG